Proteins encoded together in one Massilia forsythiae window:
- a CDS encoding IS3 family transposase (programmed frameshift), with product MSEGKKRRVHSAEFKGKLGLEAVRGVKTINEIAQEHDVHPQLVTQWKKEILENAGALFDVKRGPKPVDESSPEDKLYSEIGKLKMQVDWLKKKLGGMSPAERARWIAREDAMPLTMQCELAGVPRSTVYRRLEAVTRQACMNEEDDRLRALIDEEYTGRPFYGSRRMAVFLRGRGHQVNRKRVQRLMREMGLAGMAPGPATSKPHPQHKVYPYLLRGVAVTRPNQVWSTDLTYIRLARGFAYLVAIIDWYSRRVLAWRISNSMDASFCVDCLEDALRHHGRPDVFNSDQGAQFTSDAFTGVLKREGVAISMDGRGRALDNIFVERLWRNVKYEDVYLKGYANMPELTVGLAQYFVFYNAERPHQALRYETPDHVYRAGVGGGALIVDRFGDAGLEQEKIGSTGQRRAAAEVETDTA from the exons ATGAGTGAAGGTAAAAAACGCAGGGTGCACAGTGCCGAGTTCAAGGGCAAGCTCGGGCTGGAAGCGGTGCGCGGGGTGAAGACGATCAACGAGATCGCGCAGGAGCACGACGTGCATCCGCAGTTGGTGACGCAGTGGAAGAAGGAGATTCTGGAGAACGCCGGCGCGCTGTTCGACGTCAAGCGCGGGCCGAAGCCGGTGGACGAAAGCAGTCCCGAGGACAAGCTGTACAGCGAGATCGGCAAGTTGAAGATGCAGGTGGATTGGCTCAAAAAAAAGCTTGGGG GAATGAGTCCTGCCGAGCGGGCACGGTGGATTGCGCGGGAAGACGCGATGCCGCTGACCATGCAGTGCGAACTGGCCGGCGTGCCGCGTTCGACGGTGTATCGGCGGCTGGAAGCGGTAACACGCCAGGCATGCATGAACGAGGAAGACGACCGATTGCGCGCCCTGATCGACGAGGAATACACCGGCCGGCCGTTCTACGGTAGCCGGCGCATGGCGGTGTTCCTGCGAGGTCGAGGGCACCAGGTCAATCGCAAGCGCGTGCAGCGCTTGATGCGGGAAATGGGTCTGGCGGGCATGGCGCCGGGGCCGGCGACGAGCAAGCCGCATCCGCAGCACAAGGTCTATCCATACCTGTTGCGCGGGGTAGCAGTCACGCGACCGAACCAGGTGTGGAGTACGGATCTGACCTATATCCGCCTGGCGCGTGGCTTTGCCTACCTGGTGGCGATCATCGACTGGTACTCGCGCCGGGTACTGGCCTGGCGCATCAGCAACAGCATGGACGCGTCGTTCTGCGTGGACTGCCTGGAAGATGCGCTGCGCCACCACGGCAGGCCGGATGTATTCAACAGCGACCAGGGCGCGCAGTTCACCAGCGACGCCTTTACCGGCGTGCTCAAGCGCGAAGGTGTGGCGATCAGCATGGACGGACGCGGGCGGGCGCTGGACAACATCTTCGTCGAGCGCTTGTGGCGCAACGTGAAGTACGAAGACGTGTACCTGAAGGGTTATGCCAACATGCCCGAACTAACAGTCGGCCTGGCGCAGTACTTTGTGTTCTACAACGCCGAGCGACCGCATCAGGCGTTGAGATATGAGACGCCGGATCATGTCTACCGCGCCGGTGTCGGAGGCGGTGCGCTGATCGTCGACAGGTTCGGCGACGCGGGCCTAGAGCAAGAAAAAATCGGCAGTACGGGGCAGCGCCGGGCAGCTGCTGAAGTGGAAACGGACACAGCTTAA
- a CDS encoding P-loop NTPase fold protein, translating into MLNTLRFRVAAWWGRRQARHQAAEERARPLDTGIGAEAPIRTTSEDRLRRADFADRIVTVLSELAPREGRAFAIRGGWGFGKSSLKNLITERLDDRQGADWLDFNPWQWGDADTITRALFSQMAARLGGGHAPGSVARADKLRRYGAILTGSGASIKEYAAKTSLLSTVVTNASLVGIATSIGFELPTVAKVAAILLGAAVVVPMVGQVLSFFAPDRSKDSLDTVRKDLEDRLTDSRRRAGVTPISAACSRCCGTCAMRAA; encoded by the coding sequence ATGCTGAACACGCTGCGGTTCCGTGTTGCTGCGTGGTGGGGGCGCCGGCAGGCACGACATCAGGCCGCCGAGGAAAGAGCCAGACCGCTGGACACCGGCATTGGGGCCGAGGCCCCCATCCGAACGACATCGGAAGACCGTCTCAGACGTGCGGACTTCGCTGACCGGATCGTCACGGTCCTGTCGGAACTGGCCCCGCGCGAGGGTCGCGCATTCGCCATCCGCGGTGGCTGGGGTTTTGGCAAGTCGTCCCTCAAGAACCTGATCACCGAGCGGCTCGACGACAGACAGGGCGCGGACTGGCTAGATTTCAATCCCTGGCAATGGGGCGACGCCGACACGATCACCCGTGCTCTTTTCAGTCAGATGGCAGCCCGACTGGGTGGGGGGCACGCACCGGGATCCGTCGCTCGCGCGGATAAGCTGCGACGCTACGGCGCGATCCTGACCGGCAGCGGCGCCTCGATCAAGGAATACGCCGCCAAGACGTCGCTGCTCTCGACGGTGGTGACCAACGCGTCGTTGGTCGGCATCGCCACCAGCATCGGCTTCGAACTCCCGACGGTAGCCAAGGTAGCGGCAATTCTTCTTGGCGCCGCAGTGGTCGTGCCCATGGTGGGACAGGTCCTCTCCTTCTTCGCACCTGACCGCTCCAAAGACTCGCTCGATACGGTCCGCAAAGACCTCGAAGACCGCCTAACGGATTCTCGCAGACGCGCTGGGGTAACGCCTATATCGGCTGCATGCAGCCGATGCTGCGGAACCTGCGCGATGCGCGCCGCCTGA
- the merD gene encoding mercury resistance co-regulator MerD: MSAYTVSRLALDAGVSVHIVRDYLLRGLLRPVACTTGGYGLFDDTALQRLRFVRAAFEAGIGLDALARLCRALDAADGDGASAQLAVLRQLVERRREALASLEMQLAAMPTEPAQHAESLP; encoded by the coding sequence ATGAGCGCCTACACAGTGTCCCGGCTGGCCCTTGATGCCGGGGTGAGCGTGCATATCGTGCGCGACTACCTGCTGCGCGGATTGCTACGGCCGGTCGCGTGCACCACGGGCGGCTACGGCTTGTTCGATGACACCGCGTTGCAACGGCTGCGCTTTGTACGGGCTGCCTTCGAAGCGGGTATCGGCCTGGACGCACTGGCGCGGCTGTGCCGGGCGCTGGATGCTGCGGACGGTGACGGTGCGTCTGCGCAGCTTGCCGTGTTGCGGCAACTCGTCGAGCGTCGGCGCGAGGCCCTGGCCAGCCTCGAAATGCAACTGGCCGCCATGCCAACCGAACCGGCACAGCACGCGGAGAGTCTGCCATGA
- the merA gene encoding mercury(II) reductase has translation MYLNITGMTCDSCATHVKDALEKVPGVLSALVSYPKGSAQLATDPGTSPEALTAAVAGLGYKATPADAPSTSARGRLLGKALGWLGGGDKAGGDGDGLHVAVIGSGGAAMAAALKAVEQGANVTLIERGTIGGTCVNVGCVPSKIMIRAAHIAHLRRESPFDSGIAATVPAIDRSKLLAQQQARVDELRHAKYEGILDSNPAITVLHGEARFKDDQSLAVRLNDGGERVVAFDRCLVATGASPAVPPIPGLKESPYWTSTEALVSDTIPERLAVIGSSVVALELAQAFARLGSKVTILARSTLFFREDPAIGEAVTAAFRAEGIKVLEHTQASQVAHVDGEFVLTTGYGEIRADQLLVATGRAPNTRSLALEAAGVAANAQGAIVIDKGMRTSTPHIYAAGDCTDQPQFVYVAAAAGTRAAINMTGGDAALDLTAMPAVVFTDPQVATVGYSEAEAHHDGIETDSRTLTLDNVPRALANFDTRGFIKLVIEEGSGRLIGVQAVAPEAGELIQTAVLAIRNRMTVQELADQLFPYLTMVEGLKLAAQTFSKDVKQLSCCAG, from the coding sequence ATGTATTTGAATATCACCGGAATGACCTGCGACTCGTGCGCGACACATGTCAAGGACGCCCTGGAGAAAGTGCCGGGCGTGCTGTCGGCGCTCGTGTCCTACCCGAAAGGCTCCGCGCAACTCGCCACCGATCCCGGCACCTCGCCAGAGGCGCTGACCGCCGCTGTGGCCGGCCTCGGCTACAAGGCCACACCCGCCGATGCCCCATCCACTTCAGCGCGGGGCAGACTGCTTGGCAAGGCGCTGGGATGGCTGGGCGGTGGCGACAAGGCTGGTGGTGATGGGGACGGACTGCACGTCGCCGTTATTGGCAGCGGCGGAGCCGCGATGGCGGCGGCGCTGAAGGCCGTCGAGCAAGGTGCGAACGTCACGCTGATCGAGCGCGGCACCATCGGCGGTACTTGCGTCAATGTCGGCTGCGTGCCGTCCAAGATCATGATCCGCGCTGCCCATATCGCCCATTTGCGCCGTGAAAGCCCATTCGACAGTGGCATCGCGGCGACTGTGCCTGCGATTGATCGCAGCAAACTACTGGCCCAGCAGCAGGCGCGCGTCGATGAGCTGCGCCACGCCAAGTACGAAGGCATCCTGGACAGCAACCCGGCCATCACCGTGCTGCATGGTGAAGCGCGTTTCAAGGACGACCAGAGCCTTGCCGTCCGTTTAAACGATGGCGGCGAGCGTGTGGTGGCGTTCGACCGCTGCCTGGTCGCCACGGGTGCCAGCCCGGCCGTGCCGCCGATTCCGGGCCTGAAAGAGTCACCCTACTGGACTTCCACCGAGGCCCTGGTCAGCGACACCATTCCCGAGCGCCTGGCCGTGATCGGCTCGTCTGTGGTGGCGCTGGAACTGGCGCAAGCCTTTGCCCGGCTGGGCAGCAAAGTGACGATCCTGGCACGCAGCACGCTGTTCTTCCGCGAAGACCCGGCCATCGGCGAGGCCGTTACAGCCGCGTTCCGTGCCGAAGGGATCAAGGTATTGGAACACACGCAAGCCAGCCAGGTCGCGCATGTGGACGGCGAATTCGTGCTGACCACCGGGTACGGTGAAATACGCGCCGACCAGCTGCTGGTCGCCACTGGCAGGGCACCGAACACGCGCAGCCTGGCATTGGAAGCGGCGGGAGTCGCTGCCAATGCGCAGGGGGCCATCGTCATCGACAAGGGCATGCGCACCAGTACGCCACACATTTATGCGGCTGGCGACTGCACCGACCAGCCTCAGTTCGTCTATGTGGCGGCAGCGGCCGGCACCCGTGCTGCGATCAACATGACTGGCGGCGATGCGGCCCTGGACCTGACCGCAATGCCGGCCGTGGTGTTCACCGACCCGCAGGTCGCCACCGTGGGCTACAGCGAGGCGGAAGCACATCACGACGGGATCGAGACCGACAGTCGCACCTTGACCTTGGACAACGTGCCGCGTGCGCTTGCCAACTTCGACACACGCGGGTTCATCAAGCTGGTCATCGAGGAAGGTAGCGGACGGCTCATCGGCGTGCAAGCGGTGGCCCCGGAAGCGGGTGAACTGATCCAGACGGCGGTGCTCGCCATTCGCAACCGTATGACCGTGCAGGAACTGGCCGACCAATTGTTCCCCTACCTGACCATGGTCGAAGGGCTGAAGCTCGCGGCGCAGACCTTCAGCAAGGACGTGAAGCAGCTTTCGTGCTGCGCCGGATGA
- a CDS encoding mercuric transport protein MerT — translation MSEPQNGRGALFAGGLAAILASACCLGPLVLIALGFSGAWIGNLTVLEPYRPIFIGAALVALFFAWRRIYRPAQACKPGEVCAIPQVRATYKLIFWIVAALVLVALGFPYVMPFFY, via the coding sequence ATGTCTGAACCACAAAACGGGCGCGGCGCGCTCTTCGCCGGTGGGCTGGCCGCCATTCTTGCGTCGGCCTGCTGCCTGGGGCCGCTGGTTTTGATCGCCTTGGGGTTCAGCGGGGCATGGATCGGCAACCTGACGGTGCTGGAACCCTATCGCCCGATCTTCATCGGCGCAGCGCTGGTCGCGCTGTTTTTCGCCTGGCGGCGCATCTACCGCCCGGCGCAAGCCTGCAAACCGGGTGAGGTCTGCGCGATTCCCCAAGTGCGAGCTACTTACAAGCTCATTTTCTGGATCGTGGCCGCGCTGGTCCTGGTCGCGCTCGGATTTCCCTACGTCATGCCATTTTTCTATTAA
- the merR gene encoding Hg(II)-responsive transcriptional regulator: protein MQINFENLTIGVFAKAAGVNVETIRFYQRKGLLPEPDKPYGSIRRYGEADVTRVRFVKSAQRLGFSLDEIAELLRLEDGTHCEEASGLAEHKLKDVREKMADLARMEAVLSELVCACHARKGNVSCPLIASLQDGTKLAASARGSHGVTTP from the coding sequence ATGCAAATTAATTTTGAGAATCTGACCATTGGCGTTTTTGCCAAGGCGGCCGGGGTCAATGTGGAGACCATCCGGTTCTACCAGCGCAAGGGCCTGCTGCCGGAGCCAGACAAGCCCTATGGCAGCATTCGCCGCTATGGCGAGGCGGATGTAACACGAGTGCGGTTCGTGAAATCGGCCCAGCGGCTGGGCTTTAGCCTGGACGAAATCGCCGAGCTACTGCGGCTGGAGGATGGCACCCATTGCGAGGAAGCCAGCGGCCTGGCCGAGCACAAGCTCAAGGATGTGCGCGAGAAGATGGCCGACTTGGCACGCATGGAGGCCGTGCTGTCTGAACTGGTGTGCGCCTGCCATGCGCGGAAAGGGAACGTTTCCTGCCCGCTGATTGCGTCACTGCAAGACGGAACGAAGCTCGCTGCATCGGCGCGGGGGAGTCACGGGGTGACTACGCCTTAG
- a CDS encoding IS3 family transposase (programmed frameshift), which yields MKTSRFTDSQIIAILKQAEAGSPVPELCREHGISNATFYKWRSKFGGMDASLMARMKELEEENRRLKKMYVEERLKAEIVAEALNKKMVAPSQRREMAQWAVTERSATVKLACQAFGISQTCYRYKAKLDAENGLIADWLVRLTNNQRNWGFGLCFLYLRNVKGFKWNHKRVYRIYRELELNLRIKPRHRLVREKPLPLAVPSAINQSWSMDFMHDQLADGRSIRLFNVIDDFNREGLGIEVDFSLPSERVIRSLDRIIEWRGRPEAIRCDNGPEYISAVTLAWAAKRGIRIDFIQPGQPQQNAYVERYNRTVRYDWLAHHLFETLDEIQEFATNWLWTYNHDRPNMALGGITPKQKLALAA from the exons ATGAAGACGTCCCGCTTTACCGACAGCCAGATTATCGCCATCCTCAAGCAAGCCGAAGCCGGCAGTCCTGTACCGGAGCTGTGCCGCGAGCACGGCATCAGCAACGCCACGTTCTACAAGTGGCGCTCCAAGTTCGGCGGCATGGACGCCTCGTTGATGGCGCGGATGAAGGAGCTGGAGGAGGAAAACCGGCGGCTCAAGAAGATGTATGTCGAGGAGCGTCTCAAGGCCGAGATCGTCGCGGAGGCGCTCA ACAAAAAAATGGTAGCGCCATCTCAGCGGCGAGAGATGGCGCAATGGGCCGTAACAGAACGGTCAGCCACGGTCAAACTGGCGTGCCAGGCGTTTGGCATCAGCCAGACCTGCTACCGGTACAAAGCCAAGCTGGATGCAGAAAATGGCCTCATTGCCGACTGGCTGGTGCGGCTGACCAACAACCAGCGTAACTGGGGCTTCGGGTTGTGCTTCCTGTACCTGCGCAACGTGAAAGGCTTCAAATGGAACCACAAGCGCGTCTACAGGATTTACCGTGAACTTGAATTGAACCTGCGGATCAAGCCGCGCCATCGCCTGGTGCGCGAGAAGCCGCTGCCGCTGGCAGTGCCGAGCGCGATCAACCAAAGCTGGTCGATGGACTTCATGCACGACCAGCTCGCCGATGGGCGCAGCATCCGTCTGTTCAATGTGATCGACGACTTCAACCGCGAAGGCCTAGGAATCGAGGTCGACTTCTCGCTGCCGTCTGAACGCGTGATACGTTCACTAGACCGGATCATCGAATGGCGCGGCAGGCCGGAGGCAATCCGATGCGACAATGGCCCTGAATACATCAGCGCCGTGACCTTGGCATGGGCCGCAAAGCGCGGCATCCGTATCGATTTCATTCAACCTGGCCAACCGCAACAGAACGCCTACGTCGAGCGCTACAACAGGACGGTTCGCTATGACTGGCTTGCCCACCACCTGTTCGAAACGCTCGACGAAATCCAGGAGTTTGCCACCAACTGGCTGTGGACCTACAATCACGACCGGCCCAACATGGCGCTCGGCGGTATTACGCCAAAACAGAAACTTGCCCTTGCCGCTTAA
- a CDS encoding sensor histidine kinase: MNLATDQNCDDDGLSNTARKFLALRDATMERWEREIRSRVDGAQALHSPILTNTLPAFLDNIAEALSPLHARENGTSHTNAAAVHGGERARMTDFGPDEVIHEYQILRESIAAEMAGKVDLTSADWAIIDRSINLAVREAVREFVATQDDLRRKLAAALSHDMRTPLAVVLNGAEMIKITGDWSMAKRTASKIASNAQRLQDMMTELLDALTSKGGDQLPLTISTFDIAALAGEVSNEFQQSSGVDIETSLESVQGFWCRDSMRRALENLVNNAVKYGDGAEVGIMAAQTRGRLMLSVHNTGVPIPKERQSAIFDYLAREPANPSVIGWGLGLPFVKRVAESHGGSVAVDSSPETGTTFLIDIPVDCRPYVESSGFPRVAAA; the protein is encoded by the coding sequence ATGAATTTGGCCACCGATCAAAACTGTGACGACGATGGTTTGTCCAATACCGCTCGAAAATTTTTGGCGCTTCGAGACGCGACCATGGAGCGTTGGGAACGCGAAATTCGTTCTCGCGTCGATGGCGCCCAGGCATTGCACAGCCCCATACTCACCAACACCCTTCCCGCTTTTCTGGACAATATCGCAGAAGCACTCAGTCCCCTCCATGCGCGCGAGAACGGAACGAGCCACACCAACGCGGCCGCGGTTCATGGCGGTGAGCGAGCGCGCATGACAGACTTCGGCCCGGACGAAGTGATCCACGAATATCAAATCTTGCGCGAATCGATCGCCGCGGAAATGGCAGGCAAAGTTGATCTGACGAGCGCCGATTGGGCCATCATCGATCGGTCGATCAATTTGGCCGTGCGCGAGGCTGTGCGCGAATTTGTCGCCACCCAGGACGATTTGCGCCGCAAGCTCGCCGCCGCCCTTTCGCACGACATGCGTACGCCTTTGGCGGTGGTTCTCAACGGCGCTGAGATGATCAAAATCACAGGCGATTGGTCGATGGCGAAACGAACTGCCTCGAAAATCGCTTCAAACGCGCAGCGGCTACAGGACATGATGACCGAACTGCTCGACGCGCTCACTTCCAAAGGCGGCGACCAGCTCCCGCTGACCATTTCCACCTTCGACATCGCCGCTTTGGCGGGGGAAGTGTCAAATGAATTCCAGCAGTCTAGCGGCGTCGACATCGAGACAAGCCTCGAAAGCGTCCAAGGATTTTGGTGCCGTGACTCCATGCGCCGAGCTTTGGAAAATTTGGTCAACAACGCGGTGAAATATGGCGACGGCGCTGAAGTAGGCATCATGGCTGCGCAGACCCGAGGACGCCTGATGCTGTCAGTCCACAATACAGGCGTTCCCATCCCCAAAGAACGCCAAAGCGCGATTTTTGATTATCTTGCCCGCGAACCCGCCAACCCGTCGGTCATCGGCTGGGGACTCGGCCTACCTTTCGTCAAACGCGTGGCCGAAAGCCATGGTGGAAGCGTCGCCGTGGACAGCTCCCCTGAAACGGGGACGACCTTCCTGATCGACATCCCCGTCGACTGCAGACCTTACGTCGAAAGTTCAGGCTTCCCAAGGGTGGCCGCGGCTTGA
- the merE gene encoding broad-spectrum mercury transporter MerE, protein MNSPEHLPSETHKPITGYLWGALAVLTCPCHLPILAIVLAGTTAGAFIGEHWGIAALTLTGLFVLSVTRLLRAFKGRS, encoded by the coding sequence ATGAACAGCCCAGAGCACTTGCCGTCTGAGACGCACAAACCGATCACCGGCTACTTGTGGGGCGCGCTGGCCGTGCTCACCTGTCCCTGCCATTTGCCGATTCTCGCCATTGTGCTAGCCGGCACGACGGCCGGCGCGTTCATCGGGGAGCACTGGGGTATTGCAGCCCTCACGCTGACCGGCTTGTTTGTCCTGTCTGTGACGCGGCTGCTGCGGGCCTTCAAGGGAAGATCATGA
- the merP gene encoding mercury resistance system periplasmic binding protein MerP codes for MKKLFAALALAAVVAPVWAATQTVTLSVPGMTCSTCPITVKKAISKVEGVSKIDVTFETREAVVTFDDAKTSVQKLTKATGDAGYPSSVKQ; via the coding sequence ATGAAAAAACTGTTTGCCGCCCTCGCCCTCGCTGCCGTTGTTGCCCCCGTGTGGGCCGCCACCCAGACCGTCACGCTGTCCGTACCGGGCATGACCTGCTCCACCTGCCCGATCACCGTCAAGAAGGCGATTTCCAAGGTCGAAGGCGTCAGCAAAATTGACGTGACCTTCGAGACACGCGAAGCGGTTGTCACGTTCGATGATGCCAAGACCAGCGTGCAGAAGCTGACCAAGGCAACCGGAGACGCGGGCTATCCGTCCAGCGTCAAGCAGTGA
- a CDS encoding recombinase family protein, translating into MHGQRIGYIRVSSFDQNPERQLDHVQVDKQFIDKASGKDTLRPQLDALLSFAREGDTVVVHSMDRLARNLDDLRRLVHQLTRRGIRIEFVNECLTFTGEDSPMANLLLSVMGAFAEFERALIRERQREGIALAKQRGAYRGRKKALVDDQVVELRRRAGAGEPKATLAREFGISRETLYQYLKAVPQTPEA; encoded by the coding sequence TTGCACGGTCAACGCATCGGCTACATCCGAGTCAGCAGTTTCGACCAAAACCCAGAACGCCAACTCGATCACGTCCAGGTCGATAAGCAGTTCATCGACAAGGCATCGGGTAAAGATACTTTGCGGCCGCAGCTCGATGCCCTGTTGTCGTTCGCGCGCGAGGGCGATACGGTGGTGGTGCACAGCATGGATCGCCTGGCCCGCAACCTGGACGACCTGCGTCGCTTGGTGCACCAGCTCACCAGGCGAGGCATCCGCATCGAGTTCGTGAACGAGTGCCTGACCTTCACTGGCGAGGACTCGCCGATGGCGAACCTGCTGCTATCGGTGATGGGGGCTTTCGCCGAATTCGAGCGGGCGCTGATCCGCGAGCGGCAGCGAGAGGGGATTGCGCTGGCCAAACAGCGCGGCGCATACCGTGGCCGCAAAAAAGCACTGGTGGATGACCAAGTTGTCGAGCTGCGCCGCCGCGCCGGTGCCGGCGAGCCGAAGGCCACGCTGGCTCGAGAGTTCGGCATCAGTCGGGAGACCCTGTACCAATACCTCAAAGCTGTACCTCAGACCCCAGAGGCTTAG
- a CDS encoding response regulator: MGQSLCVRRVLVVDDNADAAELVGEVMSMQGHLVAVANCGKEALATATEFLPDVVFLDIGMPGMDGYEVATQMRRNPLLNAARIVALTAWGDLASRARVAACGFDAHLVKPANLDSLLNEAASSRA, encoded by the coding sequence ATGGGGCAGTCATTGTGCGTGCGGCGTGTTCTGGTTGTCGATGACAACGCTGACGCAGCGGAACTGGTCGGCGAAGTTATGTCGATGCAAGGTCATCTGGTTGCGGTCGCCAATTGCGGCAAGGAGGCGCTGGCCACGGCCACAGAGTTTTTGCCGGATGTGGTTTTTTTGGACATCGGCATGCCCGGCATGGACGGCTACGAGGTGGCTACACAGATGCGGCGCAACCCTTTGTTGAACGCGGCGCGAATTGTCGCCTTGACGGCATGGGGCGACTTGGCTTCGCGCGCGCGCGTCGCGGCATGTGGCTTCGACGCGCATTTGGTCAAACCGGCCAATCTCGACAGTTTGCTCAACGAAGCCGCGTCGTCCCGTGCGTAA
- the merC gene encoding organomercurial transporter MerC — protein MGLITRIADKAGALGSVVSAMGCAACFPAIASLGAAIGLGFLQEYEGLFISKLLPLFAVVALLANALGWLSHRQWYRSLLGMVGPAIVLAAMLLFFGNWWTANLLYVGLALMIGVSIWDLLSPANRRCELPPKHG, from the coding sequence ATGGGACTGATTACACGCATTGCCGACAAGGCTGGCGCGCTTGGCAGCGTTGTTTCCGCGATGGGATGCGCTGCCTGTTTCCCGGCTATCGCCAGCCTGGGCGCGGCCATCGGCCTTGGCTTTCTACAGGAATACGAAGGGTTGTTTATCTCCAAGCTGCTGCCGCTGTTCGCAGTCGTGGCTTTGCTGGCGAATGCACTGGGCTGGCTGAGTCATCGGCAATGGTACCGCAGCCTGCTCGGGATGGTCGGCCCAGCCATCGTGCTGGCGGCCATGCTCTTGTTTTTTGGCAATTGGTGGACGGCGAACCTCCTCTATGTCGGTCTGGCCTTGATGATCGGGGTGTCGATCTGGGATCTGCTCTCACCGGCCAACCGCCGCTGCGAACTACCACCCAAACACGGCTAA
- a CDS encoding sensor histidine kinase — protein sequence MAQCLAGMAWAGKIFVFIDGIKVPMAHKQRFDGSALSLISQQFLGLGEAFIWRWEREARARILGADALKRQSLISTFPALLVHLAQILTPSPLLAANGIETIASAHGAERARTTQFGPDQIAQEYQILSETISVVADGHIALIRRDWAIIDRSINLAMRQALRAFAFTQEDLRRKLAASISHDMRTPLAVVINGAQLAQRSVDAELTKRLAGKIASDADRLKEMLAELLDALTFTHGAKLALELSTFDIADLVKEICVEYQQMNATCVRTCSEAVQGTWCRKSMRRALENLVNNAVKYGDGGAVEIVAARRDERLLLSVHNAGAPIPPEQQGRIFEYFTRDVAAAASIGWGLGLPFVKRVAESHGGAVMVDSSAANGTTFLLEIPVDCRPYVQATTG from the coding sequence TTGGCTCAATGCCTCGCCGGCATGGCATGGGCTGGCAAAATTTTTGTCTTCATCGATGGGATCAAAGTCCCAATGGCGCATAAACAACGTTTCGACGGGTCGGCGCTTTCGCTAATCTCTCAACAGTTTCTGGGTCTTGGCGAAGCGTTCATATGGCGCTGGGAGCGCGAAGCGCGCGCTCGAATCCTCGGCGCAGACGCGTTGAAACGTCAGTCTTTGATCTCGACGTTTCCTGCGCTGCTGGTCCACCTCGCCCAAATTCTGACGCCAAGCCCTCTCCTAGCGGCGAATGGAATCGAAACCATCGCTTCGGCCCATGGCGCCGAGCGAGCCCGCACTACCCAGTTCGGCCCCGACCAGATCGCTCAGGAATACCAGATCTTGAGCGAGACCATCAGCGTCGTGGCGGACGGCCACATTGCACTGATACGGCGGGACTGGGCCATCATCGACCGGTCGATCAACCTCGCCATGCGCCAAGCCTTGCGCGCCTTCGCCTTCACGCAAGAGGATTTGCGCCGCAAGCTGGCGGCCTCGATTTCTCATGACATGCGCACGCCACTGGCCGTGGTGATCAATGGCGCCCAGTTGGCCCAGCGTTCTGTCGATGCCGAATTGACCAAACGCCTCGCTGGAAAAATTGCGTCCGACGCCGACCGCTTAAAAGAAATGCTCGCGGAGCTTCTCGACGCTCTCACCTTCACCCATGGCGCCAAACTGGCGTTGGAGCTTTCGACCTTTGACATTGCCGACTTGGTCAAGGAAATCTGCGTCGAGTATCAGCAAATGAACGCGACCTGTGTTCGAACCTGCTCGGAAGCGGTTCAAGGAACGTGGTGTCGAAAATCCATGCGGCGCGCCCTGGAAAACTTAGTCAACAATGCCGTCAAATATGGCGACGGCGGCGCTGTCGAGATCGTGGCCGCCCGCAGAGACGAACGCCTTCTGCTGTCGGTTCATAATGCCGGAGCGCCGATTCCACCTGAGCAGCAAGGCCGAATCTTCGAGTATTTCACGCGCGACGTCGCCGCGGCCGCTTCCATTGGATGGGGTCTGGGCCTGCCCTTCGTCAAACGCGTCGCCGAAAGCCATGGCGGCGCCGTCATGGTCGACAGCTCGGCAGCCAATGGCACAACTTTCCTCCTTGAAATTCCCGTCGACTGCAGGCCCTATGTCCAAGCCACCACGGGATAG